TTCTTGGTCCTTGCCATCCCGGCCCGGACGCGCTCGGCAATCAGGGCCGTCTCGAACTGCGCGAATGACGCTTAACTTCATAACATGCGTATAGCTCATTGCCACGGTATAGCGTAATATCTATATCACAGGCTCTGGATCGTCGAAGATCAGCGGGACGCTGTCCGGGCACTCCATGCCCGGCAATGAATTGTTCGAGTTGCGGCCTCGCGCGCTCGATGGCGTCGGCAACGTAGTCGCGGACGATGCGGCGCATGGCAGGGCCTTGCACGGCGGGCGGCGGACCTGCCGAACGAACAAATAATTGGAGAACATTGATGTGCGGGGCTTATGCGCTCTCGTTTCTTCGGGAAGGAGAGACAACCATGACGAGTAAGTCGAAGGAAAAGCCAGCCGCTGGTATCTCCGACACATCGGCGATGTCAGTGGTGGTTGACCGCGCCACGTGGCAGGCTGAATTGGATGCGCTGCGGGTTCGGGAGAAGGCGCACACTCGCGCAGGCGACGTGATTGCGGCCGCCCGTCGGCGGTTACCCATGGTGGAGGTAGACTCCACCGTTACGCTTGTGGGCCCGCACGGACCGGTGACGCTGCTGGACGTATTCGAGGGCCGTCGACTGCTGATAGCCTACTATCACATGTGGTACGCTGGCGAACCTGCGCCTGAACAGTGCGAGGGTTGCACCTTGTATACATCGCAGGTCCGCGAATTGTCCTACCTTCATTCCCGTGATGTCACCTACGCTGTGTTGTGCCAAGGCCCCTACGACGAGAGCGTCCGGTACCGAGACTTCATGGGCTGGGACGTGCCCTAGTATTCGGCGCAAGACTCTGCTGGCGCTCTGCTGACCGGGCGGGAAGTCGGCCATTTCTATCTGGTGTGCTATCTACGCCACGGCGACAGGGTGTTCGAGACCTACTGGACCACCGGCCGAGGCGTCGAGGTGATGGCCCCGGGCTACGCTGGGCTGTTAGACCTGACCGTGTATGGGCGGCAGGAGACATGGGAGGACTCGCCCACCGGTTGGCCGCAACGCTGGGGAAAGAACACCCGCGAGCCCAATCCATACCGCACCCACGGGCGTCCCATCGCCCAGTGGCCACGCCTGGAAGCCGGGCGCTCCGACGACCTCCGCTGAGCCGCTGAGCGCCGACGTCTGTTCCGGGGTGGGACGTGTGCCGCGCTCGTCTGTTGATGCGGGCCAGCCGGTAGGCTCGAAGCCAACCGCCCCGCCGGGGTCCGTGAAGATTAGGCGGCACGGCGTCCCGACATTTCGGTGTCCGGCAACGAATTGTTCGAGGTTCGGGCTCGCGCGGTCGATGGCAGCGGCGACGTAGTCGCGGACGATGCGGCGCACAAGGATGGCCTTCGCCCGCCGCGTGGCCTTCCTGCCGTACGAACACCGGCGGTGCAGGGGTGACCAATCTCGCCAGCCGAAGGTACGTGTCGCTTTCATGCCCGTCCCGAGTAGGGTGACGCGGTAGACGACCTGACCCGGCGTGACCAGCAGCGTGCGCTACGCAAACTACAGGGCCCCATCAAGGCCAGGCACGCCCGGATGCGCCCGCCGCAGGACGTTTGGTTCTGGCCCCTGCGGCACGGCGTGCAGGGCTTTCTCGGCACCGGCGCGGCGGCTACGGCGACGGCGCTCATAGGATCGGCCGGTGCGCGACGTCCCCCACGGGGGACGTTGTGACCACGCGAATGCTAAAGCGACTCGGCGTCCAGGTCTGGCGATGGCTGCCCGGCTGGGCGCGCGGCGCGCTGACATGGTGCCTCAACGCTCACTTCATCGTTGGCGCCGTCGCGATCGTCGAGGACGGCGAGGGCCGCGTCCTCCTGGCCCGTCACACCTACCGGCGGTCGTCACCGTGGGCGCTGCCCGGCGGGTGGGTGCGGCGCGGAGAGGACCCGAGCGAGACCATTGTCCGGGAGATCGCGGAAGAAACCGGCCTGACCGTCGAGGTGCTCGTTCCGCTCACCGTCCAGCGGGAGAGCCCTTGCCACCTCACCATCGTGTACGCCGCCCGCGTGATCGGCGGCACGTTCCGACCCAGCACCGAGGTCGCCGAGATACACTACGCGGCGTCCGGCACCTGGCCGGTCGGTCTCCGCGAGGATCACCGCGTGCTGATCGAGCGGTTCGTCCACCATCGAGGCGCTCGGCACCCGTAGCGGCGGGGTGTTCGACGTCGAACGCCACGGCAACCCGTCGTCGGCGTGACCCCGGGAGCGCCAAACACGCTGGCGTTTCCCCACCGGCTGTCCCGCTGGTCGGCCGGTCGCAAAGCCCGGTCACGGTGCGCCAAAAA
This is a stretch of genomic DNA from bacterium. It encodes these proteins:
- a CDS encoding NUDIX domain-containing protein; this encodes MLKRLGVQVWRWLPGWARGALTWCLNAHFIVGAVAIVEDGEGRVLLARHTYRRSSPWALPGGWVRRGEDPSETIVREIAEETGLTVEVLVPLTVQRESPCHLTIVYAARVIGGTFRPSTEVAEIHYAASGTWPVGLREDHRVLIERFVHHRGARHP